In the genome of Mesorhizobium shangrilense, one region contains:
- a CDS encoding glutamate-5-semialdehyde dehydrogenase, giving the protein MLKLHEKSGDDAAALMADIGRRARAAARPLAIAATAAKNAALVAMAEAIVAREGGILDANAIDISNGEESGLSAASMDRLKLTPARVHAMAQGIREIAGLRDPVGDVIAEWDRPNGLHIERVRTPLGVIGVIYESRPNVTADAGALCLKAGNPVILRGGSDSLNSSAAIHACLVEGLKAAGLPEDAIQLVPTTDRAAVGEMLRGLGGTLDVIIPRGGKSLVERVQNEARVPVFAHLEGICHLYVDRSANLDMAVKIAVNAKMRRTGVCGAAETLLIDHAVASTHVVPILDALRAAGCEIHADAEVLKVFFDAKPADDADWVTEYLDAIIAVKLVDGVAGAIEHIETFSSHHTEAIVAEDAQAVERFFNEIDSAILLHNASTQFADGGEFGMGAEIGIATGKMHARGPVGVEQLTSFKYRVRGSGQIRP; this is encoded by the coding sequence ATGCTGAAGCTGCATGAAAAATCCGGGGATGACGCTGCTGCGCTGATGGCTGACATCGGCCGTCGCGCCCGTGCTGCCGCCCGACCGCTGGCCATTGCCGCGACCGCCGCCAAGAACGCGGCGCTTGTCGCCATGGCTGAGGCGATTGTTGCCCGGGAAGGCGGTATCCTCGACGCCAACGCCATAGACATCTCGAATGGCGAGGAATCAGGCCTGTCGGCCGCCTCCATGGACCGGCTGAAACTAACGCCGGCGCGTGTCCATGCCATGGCTCAGGGTATCCGCGAGATCGCCGGGCTGCGCGACCCGGTCGGTGACGTCATCGCCGAATGGGACCGGCCGAACGGCCTGCATATCGAGCGCGTGCGCACGCCGCTCGGCGTCATCGGTGTCATCTATGAAAGCCGGCCGAACGTCACGGCGGATGCCGGCGCGCTCTGCCTCAAGGCCGGCAATCCCGTCATCCTGCGCGGCGGCTCGGATTCGCTCAATTCATCGGCTGCCATCCATGCCTGCCTCGTCGAAGGGCTGAAGGCCGCCGGCCTGCCGGAAGACGCCATCCAGCTGGTGCCGACAACCGACCGCGCCGCTGTCGGCGAGATGCTCAGAGGACTCGGCGGCACGCTCGACGTCATCATTCCGCGCGGTGGCAAAAGCCTTGTCGAGCGCGTCCAGAACGAGGCGCGGGTGCCGGTCTTCGCCCATCTCGAAGGCATCTGCCATCTCTATGTCGACCGCTCGGCCAATCTCGACATGGCCGTCAAGATCGCCGTCAACGCCAAGATGCGGCGCACCGGCGTCTGCGGCGCCGCCGAGACGCTGCTGATTGATCATGCCGTCGCTTCAACACATGTGGTGCCGATCCTCGACGCGCTGCGCGCCGCGGGTTGCGAGATCCATGCCGATGCCGAAGTGCTGAAAGTGTTCTTCGACGCCAAGCCGGCTGATGATGCCGACTGGGTGACCGAATATCTCGACGCCATCATCGCGGTGAAGCTGGTCGACGGTGTGGCCGGTGCGATCGAGCACATCGAGACGTTCTCCTCGCATCACACCGAGGCGATCGTCGCCGAGGACGCGCAGGCCGTGGAGCGTTTCTTCAACGAAATCGATTCGGCGATCCTCCTGCACAACGCCTCGACGCAGTTCGCCGATGGTGGCGAGTTCGGCATGGGCGCCGAGATCGGCATCGCCACCGGCAAGATGCATGCGCGCGGCCCGGTCGGCGTCGAGCAACTGACTTCGTTCAAATACCGCGTGCGCGGGTCCGGCCAGATACGGCCTTGA
- the proB gene encoding glutamate 5-kinase, producing the protein MQSLKKYRRITVKIGSALLVDRATGLKRDWLASLADDIAVLAQGGAEILVVSSGAIALGRTILGLGKRALKLEESQAAAAVGQIALAGAWSDALGKGDLKSGQILLTLGDTEERRRYLNARATISTLLKMKAVPVINENDTVATSEIRYGDNDRLAARVATMMGADLLVLLSDIDGLYTAPPAKDPEAKFIPVVDRITPDIEAMAGAAASELSRGGMRTKLDAGKIATAAGTAMIITSGTRLSPLMAIERGERATFFRPSSNPVKGYKTWIAGQLEPAGRLTVDAGAIGALKSGKSLLPAGVKLVSGNFARGDTVAILSPEGREIARGLVAYDAADAVRIAGLKTAEIETVLGYEARSAMIHRDDLVVSFAGDQVLAAGDVSGG; encoded by the coding sequence ATGCAGTCGCTGAAGAAATACCGGCGCATCACCGTCAAGATCGGCTCGGCACTGCTCGTCGACCGTGCAACAGGCCTGAAGCGCGACTGGCTGGCTTCGCTGGCCGACGACATCGCCGTGCTGGCCCAGGGCGGTGCCGAGATCCTCGTCGTGTCGTCCGGTGCCATCGCGCTCGGCCGCACTATTCTGGGCCTTGGCAAGCGGGCGCTGAAACTCGAAGAGAGCCAGGCGGCCGCTGCCGTTGGCCAGATCGCGCTGGCCGGCGCCTGGTCGGACGCGCTCGGCAAGGGCGACCTGAAATCGGGCCAGATTCTTTTGACCCTTGGCGACACCGAGGAACGCCGGCGGTATCTCAATGCGCGGGCGACGATCTCGACGCTCTTGAAGATGAAGGCGGTGCCGGTCATCAACGAGAACGACACGGTGGCGACCTCCGAAATCCGCTATGGCGACAACGACCGGCTGGCGGCGCGTGTCGCGACGATGATGGGCGCGGACTTGCTGGTGCTGCTCTCCGATATCGACGGGCTCTACACGGCGCCGCCGGCCAAGGACCCGGAAGCAAAATTCATCCCGGTGGTCGATCGCATCACGCCGGACATCGAGGCGATGGCTGGAGCCGCCGCGTCCGAACTGTCGCGCGGCGGCATGCGGACCAAACTCGATGCCGGCAAGATCGCCACCGCCGCCGGCACCGCCATGATCATCACTTCTGGCACCCGTCTGTCGCCGCTGATGGCGATCGAGCGCGGCGAACGCGCGACCTTCTTCCGGCCGAGCAGCAATCCGGTGAAGGGCTACAAGACCTGGATCGCCGGGCAGCTCGAACCGGCGGGGCGGCTCACCGTCGATGCGGGAGCCATCGGCGCGCTCAAGTCGGGCAAGTCGCTGCTCCCGGCCGGCGTCAAGCTGGTCAGCGGCAATTTCGCGCGCGGCGATACCGTGGCGATCCTGTCGCCCGAGGGCCGCGAGATCGCGCGCGGGCTGGTTGCCTATGATGCCGCCGATGCCGTAAGGATCGCTGGCCTGAAGACAGCGGAAATCGAAACCGTGCTTGGCTATGAGGCGCGTTCGGCGATGATCCACCGCGACGATCTGGTGGTGAGCTTTGCCGGTGACCAGGTGCTGGCTGCGGGTGATGTAAGCGGAGGATGA
- a CDS encoding endonuclease/exonuclease/phosphatase family protein, giving the protein MKVATYNIQYGIGLDGQYDVGRIADAVRGADVIALQEVTRNNPRNGGRDMVAELGEALPDYFAVYGSNFEANIGSRIENGRAVTTTFQLGNMMLSKTPIHLSRNLLLPRSRSFEVMNFQRGALEALIETPLGFIRFYSIHLDHRSPVERASQIQFLRQRLLNYALEGGALSGVAEIGLPELPHPEAFVAMGDFNMLAGSPEYVELAGRPDHEFGMPLTADFAVDAALRLNVADLLTWVDPRRPEDASRHKRIDYVFTSASLARSLKRLWVDRQAVGSDHLPVWIELG; this is encoded by the coding sequence ATGAAGGTTGCAACCTACAATATCCAGTATGGCATCGGCCTCGACGGGCAATACGATGTCGGGCGCATTGCGGACGCCGTGCGCGGCGCCGACGTGATCGCGCTGCAGGAGGTTACCCGCAACAACCCCAGGAACGGCGGACGCGACATGGTCGCCGAACTCGGCGAAGCGCTGCCTGATTACTTTGCCGTCTATGGCAGCAATTTCGAAGCCAATATCGGCTCGCGCATCGAGAACGGCCGCGCTGTCACCACGACCTTCCAGCTCGGCAACATGATGCTGTCGAAGACGCCCATTCATCTGTCGCGCAACCTGCTTCTGCCGCGCAGCCGCAGCTTCGAGGTCATGAATTTCCAGCGTGGCGCGCTCGAGGCACTGATCGAGACGCCGCTTGGTTTCATCCGCTTCTATTCCATCCATCTCGATCACCGCAGCCCGGTTGAACGCGCCAGCCAGATCCAGTTCCTGCGCCAGCGCCTGCTGAATTATGCGCTGGAAGGCGGCGCACTGTCCGGCGTCGCCGAGATCGGCCTGCCGGAATTGCCGCATCCCGAAGCCTTTGTCGCCATGGGCGATTTCAACATGCTGGCCGGCTCGCCCGAATATGTCGAACTGGCCGGCCGGCCCGACCATGAATTCGGCATGCCGCTGACCGCTGACTTTGCCGTCGATGCCGCATTGCGCCTCAACGTTGCCGATCTCCTCACGTGGGTCGATCCCAGACGACCCGAAGATGCCAGCCGCCACAAGCGCATCGACTATGTCTTCACCAGCGCTTCGCTTGCCCGCTCGCTGAAGCGCCTCTGGGTCGACCGGCAAGCCGTCGGCTCCGACCATTTGCCGGTCTGGATCGAGTTGGGCTGA
- the rpmA gene encoding 50S ribosomal protein L27 → MAHKKAGGSSRNGRDSHSKRLGVKKFGGEAVIPGNIIIRQRGTTWHPGVNVGMGTDHTLFALESGAVTFNKKANGRTYVSVNPITKAAE, encoded by the coding sequence ATGGCACACAAGAAAGCTGGCGGCTCGTCGCGCAACGGTCGCGACTCGCATTCCAAGCGCCTGGGCGTGAAAAAATTCGGCGGCGAAGCCGTCATCCCGGGCAACATCATCATTCGTCAACGCGGCACCACGTGGCATCCCGGCGTCAATGTCGGCATGGGTACTGACCACACGCTTTTTGCGCTCGAATCCGGCGCCGTGACGTTCAACAAAAAAGCCAATGGCCGAACCTACGTATCGGTGAACCCGATTACCAAAGCAGCGGAGTAG
- a CDS encoding MFS transporter, translating into MTTLDKSRARIDPEQGHEPTPLIAITSVILSMALIAVGNGLMFAYIPVRLGVEGFDPTWAGLIVTGLSAGGLAGCILTGPLVRRVGHARAFMVLSALIALSNAAVGAGPHPLLWIAARALYGFAICGLFIVAQSWLNDVVANAIRGRVMAFFYVAYVAGLGVGYAASALIDIRTAEGPLVGIVFTALSILPVGLTRLRQPPAPQAASVALRRAWRISPVGVAGMLAVGGLSMAIAGFAPIHATAKGYSQADVALLLSSMPLGTLILQIPLGWISDRTDRRYVLMGASALAMAAGIFALGFDGGALATLMVIYIIWDGASESIYSLSSAHAADRAGKDDMVALSSSLLFAWSLAGFVVPGIVTALSAVYGTQAFIYVAIVIAAAFCVFVLWRVITTQAVPAAETGTFAPMTAQAPLPVELAFAPDDQAKHRDN; encoded by the coding sequence ATGACAACTCTCGACAAAAGCCGCGCCAGGATCGATCCGGAACAGGGCCATGAGCCGACGCCGCTGATCGCGATCACCAGTGTCATCCTGTCGATGGCGTTGATCGCCGTCGGCAACGGGCTGATGTTTGCCTACATCCCGGTGCGGCTTGGCGTCGAGGGCTTCGATCCGACCTGGGCCGGGCTTATCGTCACCGGCCTGTCGGCCGGTGGCCTCGCCGGCTGCATCCTGACTGGACCGCTGGTGCGCAGGGTGGGACACGCCCGCGCCTTCATGGTGCTGTCGGCGCTGATCGCACTGTCCAACGCGGCTGTCGGTGCGGGGCCACACCCGCTTTTGTGGATCGCCGCGCGCGCACTCTACGGTTTCGCCATATGCGGCCTGTTCATCGTCGCGCAGAGCTGGCTGAACGATGTCGTCGCCAATGCGATACGCGGCAGGGTCATGGCCTTCTTCTACGTTGCCTATGTCGCGGGGCTTGGCGTCGGTTATGCCGCCTCGGCGCTGATAGACATCAGGACCGCTGAAGGACCGTTGGTCGGCATCGTCTTCACGGCACTTTCGATCCTTCCTGTCGGCCTGACCAGGCTTCGCCAACCGCCGGCACCGCAGGCGGCGTCAGTGGCGCTCCGGCGCGCCTGGCGGATTTCCCCGGTGGGTGTCGCCGGCATGCTTGCCGTCGGCGGCCTGTCCATGGCGATTGCCGGTTTTGCGCCGATCCACGCCACCGCCAAGGGTTACAGCCAGGCCGACGTGGCATTGCTGCTGTCGTCGATGCCGCTTGGCACGCTGATCCTGCAGATCCCGCTCGGCTGGATTTCCGACCGCACGGACCGCCGCTATGTGCTTATGGGCGCCTCGGCGCTCGCCATGGCGGCGGGTATTTTTGCGCTCGGCTTCGACGGCGGTGCGCTGGCGACGCTGATGGTGATCTATATCATCTGGGACGGCGCGTCGGAATCGATCTATTCGCTGTCCAGCGCGCATGCCGCCGATCGCGCCGGCAAGGACGACATGGTGGCGCTGTCCAGTTCGCTTTTGTTTGCGTGGTCGCTGGCGGGTTTCGTCGTGCCGGGCATCGTGACCGCGCTTTCCGCCGTCTACGGAACGCAGGCCTTCATCTACGTGGCCATCGTCATCGCCGCTGCCTTCTGCGTGTTCGTGCTTTGGCGGGTGATTACGACACAAGCCGTTCCCGCCGCCGAGACCGGCACGTTCGCGCCGATGACGGCGCAGGCACCCCTGCCGGTGGAACTCGCCTTCGCGCCCGACGATCAGGCCAAGCACAGGGACAATTGA
- a CDS encoding nicotinate-nucleotide adenylyltransferase has protein sequence MPHAERGLAVGLFGGSFNPPHAGHALVAEIALRRLALDQLWWMVTPGNPLKSTRELAPLADRLQLSEQIAKNPKIKVTAFEAAHHVRYTADTLALVKARNPGVDFVWIMGADSLRDFHRWQRWREIVMTFPIAVIDRPGATLSFLSSVVAKTFDYARVDEGDAPRLARMKAPAWTFIHGPRSSLSSSAIRRMAKG, from the coding sequence ATGCCGCATGCCGAGAGGGGGCTGGCTGTCGGGCTGTTCGGCGGCTCGTTCAATCCGCCGCATGCCGGCCACGCGCTGGTCGCCGAGATTGCGCTGCGGCGGCTGGCGCTCGACCAGTTGTGGTGGATGGTGACGCCAGGCAATCCGCTGAAGAGCACACGGGAACTGGCGCCGCTGGCGGATCGGCTGCAGCTGTCGGAGCAGATCGCCAAGAACCCGAAGATCAAGGTCACCGCCTTCGAAGCCGCCCATCATGTCCGCTACACCGCCGACACGCTGGCGCTGGTCAAGGCGCGCAATCCCGGTGTCGACTTCGTCTGGATCATGGGTGCCGACTCGCTGCGTGACTTCCACCGCTGGCAACGCTGGCGCGAGATCGTCATGACCTTCCCGATCGCCGTCATCGACCGCCCCGGGGCGACACTGTCGTTCCTGTCGTCGGTCGTCGCCAAGACCTTCGACTACGCGCGCGTCGACGAAGGCGATGCGCCACGCCTTGCCCGGATGAAGGCGCCGGCCTGGACGTTCATCCACGGCCCGCGATCGTCGCTGTCATCGAGCGCGATCCGCAGGATGGCGAAGGGGTGA
- the rplU gene encoding 50S ribosomal protein L21, with translation MFAVIKTGGKQYRVAANDLLKIEKVEASVGDIVEIGHVLAHGEGENVTFGAPFVEGALVTAEVVEQGKNRTVIAFKKRRRQNSRRKIGHRQLLTTVRISEILLDGAKPSKKAEAKAPKKEAKAKSEETAAAPLFKAPKGEPDDLTVIKGIGPVAAKDLNEQGIITFAQLAKLSDKDVAKIDEHMPFSADQIKDWREQAKELAK, from the coding sequence ATGTTCGCAGTCATTAAAACGGGCGGCAAGCAATATCGCGTAGCCGCCAACGATCTCCTGAAGATCGAAAAAGTCGAAGCCAGTGTCGGCGATATCGTCGAGATCGGCCACGTGCTCGCGCATGGCGAGGGCGAAAATGTCACGTTCGGCGCGCCGTTCGTGGAAGGCGCTTTGGTTACCGCCGAAGTCGTCGAGCAGGGCAAGAACCGCACCGTCATCGCTTTCAAGAAGCGCCGCCGGCAGAATTCGCGCCGCAAGATCGGCCATCGCCAGCTTTTGACCACCGTGCGGATCTCCGAGATCCTGCTGGATGGTGCCAAGCCGTCGAAGAAGGCCGAGGCAAAGGCGCCCAAGAAGGAAGCCAAGGCCAAGTCCGAAGAGACCGCCGCAGCGCCGCTGTTCAAGGCGCCGAAGGGCGAACCTGACGACCTGACCGTGATCAAGGGCATCGGCCCCGTCGCGGCCAAGGACCTGAACGAGCAGGGCATCATCACCTTCGCCCAGCTCGCCAAGCTGTCCGACAAGGACGTGGCGAAGATCGACGAGCACATGCCGTTCAGCGCCGACCAGATCAAGGACTGGCGCGAACAGGCCAAGGAACTCGCGAAGTAG
- the obgE gene encoding GTPase ObgE, whose translation MKFLDQAKVYIRSGDGGAGSVSFRREKFIEFGGPDGGDGGRGGDVWLEAVNGLNTLIDYRYQQHFKAKTGIHGMGRNMTGAKGADVTLKVPAGTQVFEEDNETLICDLTVVGQRFLLAKGGNGGFGNQHFKTSTNQAPRRANPGLPGEELNIWLRLKLIADAGLVGLPNAGKSTFLAAVTAAKPKIADYPFTTLHPGLGVARIDAREFVIADIPGLIEGAHEGVGIGDRFLGHVERTRVLLHLVSAQEENPGKAYKTVRAELEAYGNGLTDKVEIVALSQVDTLDADARKKKVASLKRAAGRAPMLLSAVTGEGVEAVLRALMSVVAEARDKIAAPVETRWDK comes from the coding sequence ATGAAATTTCTCGATCAAGCCAAGGTTTACATACGCTCCGGCGACGGCGGCGCCGGTTCGGTGTCGTTCCGGCGCGAAAAATTCATCGAGTTCGGCGGACCCGACGGCGGCGACGGCGGGCGGGGCGGCGATGTCTGGCTGGAGGCGGTCAACGGGCTGAACACGCTGATCGACTATCGCTACCAGCAGCATTTCAAGGCCAAGACCGGCATTCACGGCATGGGCCGCAACATGACCGGTGCCAAGGGCGCCGACGTCACGCTGAAAGTGCCGGCGGGAACGCAGGTGTTCGAGGAAGACAACGAAACGCTGATCTGCGACCTGACGGTGGTCGGCCAGCGCTTCCTTCTGGCCAAGGGCGGCAATGGCGGCTTCGGCAACCAGCATTTCAAGACCTCGACCAACCAGGCGCCGCGCCGCGCCAATCCCGGCCTGCCGGGCGAAGAGCTCAACATCTGGCTGCGGCTGAAGCTGATCGCCGATGCCGGACTGGTCGGGTTGCCCAATGCCGGCAAGTCGACTTTCCTGGCGGCCGTCACCGCGGCCAAGCCGAAGATCGCCGACTATCCGTTCACGACGCTGCATCCGGGCCTTGGCGTTGCCCGCATCGATGCGCGCGAATTCGTCATCGCCGACATTCCCGGCTTGATCGAAGGCGCGCATGAGGGCGTCGGCATCGGCGACCGCTTCCTTGGCCATGTCGAGCGCACGCGCGTGCTGCTGCATCTCGTCTCGGCGCAAGAGGAGAATCCCGGCAAGGCCTACAAGACCGTGCGCGCCGAGCTCGAAGCCTATGGCAACGGGCTGACCGACAAGGTCGAGATCGTGGCGCTTTCCCAGGTGGATACGCTCGATGCCGATGCGCGCAAGAAGAAGGTCGCGTCGCTGAAGCGCGCCGCCGGCCGCGCGCCGATGCTGTTGTCCGCCGTCACCGGCGAAGGCGTCGAGGCGGTGCTGCGGGCGCTGATGTCGGTGGTGGCCGAAGCGCGCGACAAGATCGCGGCGCCGGTCGAGACGCGCTGGGACAAGTAG
- a CDS encoding GNAT family N-acetyltransferase codes for MVAEAEDTDDESYAIDCPVLVTERLVMRAPREEDIAQLVELADNRHVAEMLARMPHPYGEAEARAFLAMTKSRRAGIAYALTLSGTDTFVGCAGLNTTDRGLELGYWIGEPHWKRGYATEAAHALVDLAFQKTTIQVLHASTRVINPASRRVIHKCGFQYAGQGMLNSIVAGQVPVERYRLDRKTWTSLRNWVHF; via the coding sequence ATGGTTGCCGAAGCTGAAGACACGGATGACGAAAGTTACGCGATAGACTGCCCGGTGCTGGTCACCGAGCGGCTGGTGATGCGCGCACCCCGCGAAGAGGACATCGCGCAGCTGGTCGAACTCGCTGATAACCGTCACGTCGCCGAAATGCTGGCCCGCATGCCGCATCCCTATGGCGAGGCCGAGGCGCGTGCCTTCCTTGCCATGACAAAGTCGCGCCGCGCCGGCATCGCCTATGCGTTGACGCTGTCCGGCACCGACACATTCGTCGGCTGTGCCGGCCTCAACACGACGGACCGTGGCCTGGAACTCGGCTACTGGATCGGCGAGCCCCACTGGAAGCGTGGCTACGCGACGGAGGCCGCGCACGCACTGGTCGACCTCGCCTTTCAGAAGACGACGATCCAGGTGCTGCATGCCTCGACGCGGGTCATCAATCCGGCGTCGCGCCGGGTCATCCACAAATGCGGCTTCCAGTATGCCGGACAGGGCATGCTGAACTCGATCGTCGCCGGCCAGGTGCCGGTCGAGCGTTACCGGCTCGACAGGAAGACCTGGACGAGTCTCAGGAACTGGGTCCACTTTTGA